Proteins encoded in a region of the Stieleria neptunia genome:
- a CDS encoding efflux RND transporter periplasmic adaptor subunit, whose translation MPAPHLWLARLRGASITLVAVLLTIVVGVAVGTNPLSRFRGADPVADETEADHDPHEGHDHGESSQAESVALSKQARANMGLRTATVEAGRYTQYMEVPGVVTQWPGRTHIAVTSPLTGVLNSILVSRGELVKSGAPLFTLRLTHQDLVNTQETFLTKLGELDVEQREIDRLSSVATSGAIAGKTLLARQYERDKLMAGVRAARQAMLLHGLTEQQIMQIERSRVLIREITVYAPLIHEDDSLHHESLGHANDRLSESSTERYASMLQPPVPPAEHRHVEAEFLVTELLARRGESVSAGDELAQLSDFSQVLIEGQAFQRDGKALRRAADTGADVQAIIESSGEGPELIDGLKVVYIGNEVDRRSRALPFYVSLTNQVERTEQSGDKRYISWLYKPGQRLTVRLPISQVENAIVVPKDAVAEEGAERYLFVENGDHFDRVPVSIIARDSVHVAIHNDGQVWPGQVIAVSGAHQLQMAMKNQSGAAIDPHAGHNH comes from the coding sequence ATGCCTGCGCCTCACTTGTGGCTTGCGCGTCTGCGCGGTGCGTCGATCACCCTTGTCGCCGTCCTGCTGACGATCGTTGTTGGCGTCGCAGTCGGAACGAATCCCCTGTCTCGGTTTCGTGGGGCCGATCCGGTGGCGGACGAAACGGAGGCGGACCATGACCCGCACGAAGGACATGACCACGGCGAATCTTCCCAAGCCGAATCGGTTGCGCTCAGCAAGCAGGCTCGGGCCAACATGGGACTGCGAACCGCGACGGTCGAAGCCGGGCGATACACGCAATACATGGAGGTCCCGGGCGTGGTGACCCAGTGGCCGGGACGGACGCACATTGCGGTGACCAGCCCATTGACGGGCGTGCTAAATTCGATCTTGGTTTCGCGAGGGGAGTTGGTCAAAAGTGGCGCCCCGCTGTTCACACTGCGATTGACTCACCAAGACCTGGTCAACACCCAGGAGACGTTTTTGACAAAGTTGGGCGAGCTGGATGTGGAACAGCGAGAGATCGATCGTCTGTCGTCGGTTGCGACGTCCGGGGCCATCGCCGGCAAAACGCTGTTGGCCCGTCAGTACGAGCGCGACAAACTGATGGCGGGTGTTCGGGCGGCGCGGCAAGCGATGTTGTTGCACGGTTTGACTGAGCAGCAGATCATGCAGATCGAACGATCGCGGGTGTTGATTCGTGAGATCACGGTTTACGCTCCCTTGATTCATGAAGACGATTCGTTGCACCACGAATCGCTCGGCCATGCCAACGATCGTCTTTCCGAATCATCGACGGAGCGTTACGCGTCGATGCTTCAACCTCCGGTGCCGCCGGCCGAGCATCGCCATGTGGAGGCGGAGTTTCTGGTGACCGAGCTGTTGGCTCGCCGCGGCGAATCGGTCAGCGCCGGCGACGAGTTGGCCCAGCTGTCTGATTTCAGCCAGGTGCTGATCGAAGGCCAGGCGTTCCAACGGGACGGAAAGGCGTTGCGAAGAGCGGCCGATACCGGGGCCGATGTTCAAGCCATCATCGAATCCTCCGGTGAAGGGCCTGAGCTGATCGACGGGCTGAAAGTGGTATACATCGGAAACGAAGTCGATCGCCGATCACGCGCCCTGCCGTTTTACGTCTCGCTGACCAACCAAGTGGAACGGACCGAACAAAGTGGCGACAAACGCTACATCAGTTGGCTGTACAAACCGGGGCAACGATTGACCGTTCGGCTGCCGATCTCGCAAGTCGAAAACGCGATTGTCGTTCCCAAAGACGCCGTCGCCGAAGAAGGGGCCGAGCGGTATCTGTTCGTCGAAAACGGCGACCACTTCGATCGCGTCCCGGTGTCCATCATTGCCCGCGACTCGGTCCACGTCGCGATCCACAATGACGGACAAGTCTGGCCGGGACAGGTGATCGCCGTCAGCGGCGCCCACCAATTGCAAATGGCCATGAAGAACCAGTCCGGCGCCGCGATCGATCCCCACGCCGGCCACAACCACTGA